Proteins encoded by one window of Phenylobacterium soli:
- a CDS encoding integration host factor subunit alpha, producing MKGETVTRADLCEAVHEEVGLTRQDCGELVERVLELMAQALEQGEQVKLSGFGVFQVRAKRARMGRNPKTGEPAAIEPRRVIGFRASQVMKARVDQALSR from the coding sequence ATGAAAGGCGAGACTGTGACGCGGGCCGACCTTTGCGAGGCGGTCCACGAAGAAGTGGGCCTCACGCGCCAGGATTGCGGCGAGCTGGTCGAGCGCGTGCTCGAGCTCATGGCCCAGGCGCTCGAGCAGGGCGAGCAGGTCAAGCTCTCCGGCTTCGGCGTCTTCCAGGTGCGCGCCAAGCGCGCCCGGATGGGCCGCAATCCCAAGACGGGCGAGCCCGCCGCCATCGAGCCGCGCCGGGTGATCGGCTTCCGCGCTTCCCAGGTGATGAAGGCGCGGGTCGACCAGGCGCTGTCGCGGTGA
- a CDS encoding MerR family transcriptional regulator — MAKGPEAFRTISEAADELNVPQHVLRFWETKFTFIRPMKRAGGRRFYRPADIAVLKGVRRLLHDEGYTIKGVQRLHREEGLRRLVAAGEGQSLAAPVAGPEPQPGGLGLGSSPLTDGARDRLAEILAELEATKARLDGILKQ, encoded by the coding sequence GTGGCCAAGGGGCCGGAAGCCTTCCGGACGATCTCCGAGGCGGCCGACGAGCTGAACGTGCCGCAGCATGTGCTGCGCTTCTGGGAAACCAAGTTCACCTTCATCCGGCCCATGAAGCGGGCCGGCGGCCGGCGTTTCTACCGCCCGGCCGACATCGCCGTGCTCAAGGGCGTGCGCCGCCTGCTGCACGACGAGGGCTACACGATCAAAGGCGTCCAGCGCCTGCACCGCGAGGAGGGGCTCCGCCGCCTCGTCGCCGCCGGGGAGGGTCAGTCGCTGGCCGCCCCCGTCGCCGGGCCGGAGCCGCAGCCGGGCGGCCTCGGCCTCGGGTCGTCCCCGCTCACCGACGGCGCCCGCGACCGCCTGGCCGAGATCCTCGCCGAGCTCGAGGCCACCAAGGCCCGGCTGGACGGCATCCTGAAGCAGTAG
- a CDS encoding DUF2842 domain-containing protein yields the protein MSARVRKLIGMVGILAFLTAYVAVVATLGDRIPKHWAFQVIYFGLAGVLWGVPLLPLISWMNRGR from the coding sequence ATGAGCGCGCGCGTCCGCAAGCTGATCGGCATGGTCGGCATCCTGGCCTTCCTCACCGCCTACGTGGCGGTGGTGGCGACGCTGGGCGACCGGATCCCCAAGCACTGGGCCTTCCAGGTGATCTACTTCGGCCTCGCCGGCGTGCTCTGGGGCGTGCCGCTGCTGCCGCTGATCAGTTGGATGAACCGGGGACGCTGA
- a CDS encoding COX15/CtaA family protein yields the protein MTSFLRSDRSRAVAVWLFAVAALVTAMVVVGGATRLTGSGLSITEWKPIKGVIPPLNPAEWQAEFVRYQQIPQYKLLNRGMSLSQFQSIYWWEWSHRLLGRAMGMVFFVPFVWFLIRREVSRRLAWRLGVLFLLGGLQGFVGWWMVASGLADRVYVAPERLMLHLGLAFALLGALVWTALDAEAGWARQTLPSPWGGRALWLAGLIYLQVLLGALVAGNHAGLIYNDWPLFNGRLLPDAYAGQGLWATLAHSQGAVQLHHRLLAYLVLVLAVAMGVSAWRSSYLARDAKILGLVLMGAVILQALLGIATLMAAVPLALGMIHQLMAAITFCLAIAFAWRVRRI from the coding sequence ATGACCTCGTTCCTGCGTTCCGACCGCTCGCGCGCGGTGGCCGTCTGGCTGTTCGCCGTCGCGGCCCTGGTCACCGCCATGGTGGTGGTGGGCGGCGCGACCCGGCTCACCGGCTCGGGCCTGTCGATCACCGAGTGGAAGCCGATCAAGGGCGTCATCCCGCCCCTGAACCCGGCCGAGTGGCAGGCCGAGTTCGTCCGCTACCAGCAGATCCCCCAGTACAAGCTCCTCAACCGGGGCATGAGCCTCTCCCAGTTCCAGTCGATCTACTGGTGGGAGTGGTCGCACCGCCTGCTCGGGCGCGCGATGGGCATGGTCTTCTTCGTGCCATTCGTCTGGTTCCTGATCCGCCGCGAGGTCTCGCGCCGGCTCGCCTGGCGGCTCGGCGTCCTCTTCCTGCTGGGCGGGCTGCAGGGCTTCGTCGGCTGGTGGATGGTGGCGAGCGGCCTGGCCGACCGGGTCTATGTCGCGCCGGAGCGGCTGATGCTGCACCTGGGCCTCGCCTTCGCCCTGCTGGGGGCGCTGGTCTGGACGGCGCTCGACGCCGAGGCCGGCTGGGCGCGCCAGACCCTGCCCAGCCCCTGGGGCGGCCGGGCCCTGTGGCTGGCGGGCCTCATCTACCTGCAGGTGCTCCTCGGCGCCCTGGTGGCCGGCAACCACGCGGGCCTGATCTACAACGACTGGCCGCTGTTCAACGGCCGGCTGCTGCCCGACGCCTATGCGGGGCAGGGCCTCTGGGCGACCCTCGCCCACAGCCAGGGCGCGGTGCAGCTCCACCACCGTCTGCTCGCCTATCTCGTGCTGGTCCTGGCGGTCGCCATGGGGGTCTCGGCCTGGCGCTCCAGCTACCTGGCGCGTGACGCCAAGATCCTCGGCCTCGTCCTGATGGGCGCGGTGATCCTCCAGGCGCTGCTCGGCATCGCCACCCTGATGGCCGCCGTGCCCCTGGCGCTGGGCATGATCCACCAGCTGATGGCCGCCATCACCTTCTGCCTCGCGATCGCCTTCGCCTGGCGCGTACGGCGCATCTAG
- a CDS encoding cytochrome P460 family protein, with the protein MRIQGRALAAGLAAAMIGSVGLAAFAAGPEQPAGEGPRYTADGRLEFPADYRDWVYLSTGMDMAYVEGSSNPDMHMLDNVFVGRGAYAAFQKTGTWPDRTMFVLEARRAVQKGSINKRGHFQAERMATEVHVKDTTRFKDTGGWGFFGFGGSETAAPKMPAQVACYACHEAHGAVDTTFVQFYPTLLPLAQAKKTLSAGYLKDEAGR; encoded by the coding sequence ATGCGAATTCAGGGCAGGGCGCTCGCCGCGGGGCTTGCGGCGGCGATGATCGGCAGCGTGGGCCTGGCGGCGTTCGCGGCCGGGCCGGAGCAGCCGGCGGGCGAGGGGCCGCGCTACACCGCCGACGGCCGGCTGGAATTCCCGGCCGACTACCGCGATTGGGTCTATCTCAGCACCGGCATGGACATGGCCTACGTCGAGGGTTCGTCCAACCCGGACATGCACATGCTCGACAACGTCTTCGTCGGCCGCGGCGCCTACGCGGCCTTCCAGAAGACCGGGACCTGGCCGGACAGGACCATGTTCGTGCTGGAGGCGCGCCGCGCCGTGCAGAAGGGCTCTATCAACAAGCGCGGCCATTTCCAGGCGGAGCGGATGGCCACCGAGGTCCACGTCAAGGACACGACGCGCTTCAAGGACACCGGCGGCTGGGGTTTCTTCGGCTTCGGCGGCAGCGAGACCGCCGCGCCCAAGATGCCGGCCCAGGTCGCCTGCTACGCCTGCCACGAGGCGCACGGGGCGGTGGACACCACCTTCGTCCAGTTCTACCCGACGCTCCTGCCGCTGGCGCAGGCGAAGAAGACCCTCAGCGCCGGCTATCTGAAGGACGAAGCCGGGCGGTAG
- the rplM gene encoding 50S ribosomal protein L13, producing MMKTTASLKPAEVEKKWIVIDAKDAVVGRLASFIAMRLRGKHRPDYTPHVDCGDFVVVLNADKVKFTGKKATNEVYYWHTGHPGGVKQRTPAQILGGKYPERVLQKAVERMLPKESPLARKQMTHLRIYTGDTHPHEAQNPETIAFADLNAKNVRSA from the coding sequence ATGATGAAGACCACGGCTTCGCTGAAGCCCGCCGAGGTCGAGAAGAAGTGGATCGTGATCGACGCCAAGGACGCCGTGGTCGGCCGCCTTGCCTCGTTCATCGCGATGCGCCTTCGCGGCAAGCACCGGCCCGACTACACCCCGCACGTGGACTGCGGCGACTTCGTCGTCGTGCTCAACGCCGACAAGGTGAAGTTCACCGGCAAGAAGGCCACCAACGAAGTCTACTACTGGCACACGGGCCACCCGGGCGGCGTCAAGCAGCGCACCCCGGCGCAGATCCTCGGCGGCAAGTACCCCGAGCGCGTGCTGCAGAAGGCCGTGGAGCGCATGCTGCCCAAGGAAAGCCCGCTCGCCCGCAAGCAGATGACGCACCTGCGCATCTACACCGGCGACACGCATCCCCATGAGGCGCAGAACCCTGAGACCATCGCGTTCGCCGATCTGAACGCCAAGAACGTGCGGAGCGCGTAA
- the rpsI gene encoding 30S ribosomal protein S9: MSETPNTEATGFDALKGMGTQASETVVREPKIDAQGRAYATGKRKNAVARVWIKPGKGSITINGRDQEIYFARPVLRMMIAQPLQIADRLGQFDVVVSVEGSGLSGQAGAVRHGIAKALTYYEPGLRSVLKPHGFLTRDPRVVERKKYGKAKARRSFQFSKR, encoded by the coding sequence ATGTCGGAAACCCCGAACACCGAAGCCACCGGCTTCGACGCCCTGAAGGGCATGGGCACGCAGGCGTCCGAGACGGTCGTCCGCGAGCCGAAGATCGACGCCCAGGGCCGCGCCTACGCGACCGGCAAGCGCAAGAACGCCGTCGCCCGCGTGTGGATCAAGCCGGGCAAGGGCTCCATCACCATCAACGGCCGGGACCAGGAGATCTACTTCGCCCGTCCGGTGCTGCGCATGATGATCGCCCAGCCGCTGCAGATCGCCGATCGCCTCGGCCAGTTCGACGTCGTCGTCTCGGTGGAAGGCTCGGGCCTCTCGGGCCAGGCCGGCGCCGTTCGTCACGGCATCGCCAAGGCGCTGACCTACTACGAGCCGGGCCTGCGCTCGGTCCTCAAGCCGCACGGCTTCCTGACCCGCGACCCGCGCGTCGTCGAGCGGAAGAAGTACGGCAAGGCCAAGGCCCGACGCAGCTTCCAGTTCTCGAAGCGCTAA
- the argC gene encoding N-acetyl-gamma-glutamyl-phosphate reductase — translation MAHSVFIDGEAGTTGLQIRQRLEARRDIRLVSIDPDKRKDAAARAELLNSADAVILCLPDDAAREAVDLITESHVRVVDPSTAHRIAPGWTFGFPELCAGQREAVTASKRVSNPGCYSTGFIALVRPLVDAGILPPAHPVVCNAISGYSGGGKGLIAEMEGAAPEGTSDAYRTYGLTLAHKHVPEMQLRTGLDHPPLFAPSVGRYAQGMIVEVPLQLWALPGAPEPEDLRRALAAHYQGERFVEVASEAECAELASARAGAAGYVAGLDPEALNGTNQLKLFVFGNAARGQARLVALLDNLGKGASGACVQNLNLMLGLPEGAGL, via the coding sequence ATGGCTCACTCAGTCTTCATCGACGGCGAGGCCGGCACGACCGGCCTGCAGATCCGGCAACGGCTCGAGGCGCGGCGCGACATCCGCCTGGTCTCGATCGATCCGGACAAGCGCAAGGATGCGGCTGCCCGCGCCGAGCTGCTCAACAGCGCCGACGCGGTGATCCTGTGCCTGCCGGACGACGCCGCCCGCGAGGCGGTGGACCTGATCACCGAGAGCCACGTGCGGGTGGTCGATCCCTCCACCGCCCACCGGATCGCGCCCGGCTGGACCTTCGGCTTTCCCGAGCTCTGCGCCGGCCAGCGCGAGGCGGTCACCGCCTCCAAGCGGGTCAGCAATCCGGGCTGCTACTCCACGGGTTTCATCGCGCTCGTCCGGCCGCTAGTCGACGCCGGGATTCTGCCGCCGGCGCATCCGGTCGTCTGCAACGCCATCTCCGGCTACTCAGGCGGCGGCAAGGGCCTGATCGCCGAGATGGAGGGCGCGGCGCCCGAAGGGACCTCCGACGCCTACCGCACCTACGGCCTGACCCTCGCCCACAAGCATGTGCCGGAGATGCAGCTGCGCACCGGCCTCGACCATCCGCCGCTGTTCGCCCCGTCGGTGGGCCGCTACGCCCAGGGCATGATCGTCGAGGTTCCGCTCCAGCTCTGGGCTCTGCCCGGCGCGCCTGAGCCCGAGGACCTGCGCCGTGCGCTCGCCGCTCACTATCAGGGCGAGCGGTTCGTCGAGGTCGCCTCCGAGGCCGAGTGCGCCGAGCTGGCCAGCGCCCGCGCCGGCGCGGCCGGCTATGTCGCCGGTCTCGATCCCGAGGCCCTGAACGGCACGAACCAGCTCAAGCTCTTCGTGTTCGGCAACGCCGCCCGCGGCCAGGCCCGGCTGGTGGCCCTGCTCGACAATCTCGGCAAGGGCGCCTCCGGCGCCTGCGTGCAGAACCTCAACCTGATGCTCGGCCTGCCGGAGGGCGCGGGGCTCTGA
- the msrB gene encoding peptide-methionine (R)-S-oxide reductase MsrB, producing MDRRSFLLATALAAAAPAALAADRYAASPWRKLSDADWKKRLSPEAYEVLRQEGTERPFTSPLLREHRKGTFVCAGCGLALFKSEWKFESGTGWPSFYTEIPGALGKKVDKGLPFEVRTEYHCAQCLGHQGHVFNDGPRPTGLRYCNDGVALRFVPA from the coding sequence ATGGACCGTCGATCCTTCCTCCTCGCCACCGCCCTCGCGGCCGCCGCGCCTGCGGCCCTGGCCGCCGACCGCTACGCCGCCTCGCCGTGGCGCAAGCTGTCCGACGCCGACTGGAAGAAGCGCCTCTCGCCGGAGGCCTACGAGGTGCTGCGCCAGGAGGGGACCGAGCGTCCCTTCACCAGCCCGCTGCTTCGCGAGCACCGCAAGGGGACCTTCGTCTGCGCCGGCTGCGGCCTGGCGCTCTTCAAGTCCGAGTGGAAGTTCGAGAGCGGCACCGGCTGGCCGAGCTTCTACACCGAGATCCCCGGCGCGCTCGGCAAGAAGGTGGACAAGGGCCTGCCGTTCGAGGTGCGCACCGAATACCACTGCGCCCAGTGCCTGGGGCACCAGGGCCACGTCTTCAACGACGGGCCCCGGCCCACAGGCCTGCGCTACTGCAACGACGGCGTCGCCCTCAGGTTCGTGCCGGCTTAG
- a CDS encoding GIN domain-containing protein, which yields MIRTLVMIAVSGFLLAAVCLSVAVGMAGPEAIERGVWSWSDDGWFAHHVEMHDGWSASRSGPDGASRTFALANGEKLAIDVPGHVVFTQAEGPAKVVARGPKEALDHLVINNGEIRFDRSSYDGDDLTLEITAPKITDFAINGEAHLEVRGYKQDLLALHINGDGSAVVAGKANVARLSISGSGEADLSGLGAEGAEVNISGSGEAKVAPKSWAKLDISGSGDIDLLSHPKRLESHVSGSGEIRQDDSAPDDGVSASPSPSPSPSPPPGPKPART from the coding sequence ATGATCCGCACCCTCGTCATGATCGCCGTCTCCGGCTTCCTGCTGGCGGCGGTGTGCCTGTCGGTCGCCGTCGGCATGGCCGGTCCCGAAGCCATCGAGCGGGGGGTCTGGAGCTGGAGCGACGACGGCTGGTTCGCCCATCACGTGGAGATGCACGACGGCTGGAGCGCCAGCCGTTCCGGGCCCGACGGGGCGAGCCGCACCTTCGCCCTGGCCAACGGCGAGAAGCTGGCCATCGACGTGCCGGGCCATGTGGTCTTCACCCAGGCCGAAGGGCCGGCGAAGGTGGTGGCGCGCGGCCCGAAGGAGGCGCTCGACCACCTGGTCATCAACAACGGCGAGATCCGCTTCGACCGCTCGAGCTACGACGGCGACGACCTCACCCTGGAGATCACCGCACCGAAGATCACCGACTTCGCGATCAACGGCGAGGCCCACCTGGAGGTGCGCGGCTACAAGCAGGACCTCCTGGCCCTGCACATCAACGGCGACGGCAGCGCGGTCGTGGCCGGCAAGGCGAACGTCGCCCGGCTCTCCATCTCGGGCTCGGGCGAGGCGGACCTCTCGGGTCTCGGCGCCGAGGGCGCGGAGGTGAACATCTCCGGGTCGGGCGAGGCCAAGGTGGCGCCGAAGTCCTGGGCCAAGCTCGACATCTCCGGCTCCGGCGACATCGACCTCCTCAGCCATCCGAAGCGGCTGGAGAGCCATGTCTCCGGCTCCGGGGAGATCCGCCAGGACGACAGCGCCCCGGACGACGGCGTCTCGGCCTCGCCGAGCCCCTCGCCTTCTCCCTCTCCCCCGCCCGGCCCTAAGCCGGCACGAACCTGA
- a CDS encoding DUF1700 domain-containing protein, which translates to MTRQAFMARLREGLRGLPAQTQADILADYETHFAEGQAAGRSEAEVAAALGDPSRLARELRAEHGLKRWEEERNASSAGAAVFAVLGLGAIDIMVLLPILMGVAGTIIGVGVAAVAVFFAGGALFAAGPFADLPGGAGAALLGGLGLMAAATSVGAVLTIVTIGLVNALVWYGRLHYRLLQPALEPQVKGDVA; encoded by the coding sequence ATGACCCGTCAGGCCTTCATGGCCCGGCTGCGGGAGGGCCTGCGCGGCCTGCCCGCTCAGACCCAGGCCGACATCCTGGCCGACTACGAGACCCACTTCGCCGAGGGACAGGCCGCCGGCCGGTCCGAGGCCGAGGTGGCGGCCGCGCTGGGCGATCCCTCGCGGCTGGCCCGCGAGCTGCGCGCCGAGCACGGCCTCAAGCGCTGGGAAGAGGAGCGCAACGCCTCCTCGGCCGGAGCGGCGGTGTTCGCCGTGCTCGGCCTCGGCGCCATCGACATCATGGTCCTGCTGCCGATCCTGATGGGCGTGGCGGGGACGATCATCGGCGTCGGCGTGGCGGCGGTGGCGGTGTTCTTCGCCGGCGGCGCCCTGTTCGCGGCCGGACCGTTCGCGGACCTGCCCGGCGGGGCCGGCGCGGCCCTGCTGGGCGGCCTTGGGCTGATGGCCGCGGCGACCTCGGTCGGGGCGGTGCTGACCATCGTCACCATCGGCCTGGTCAACGCGCTCGTCTGGTACGGCCGCCTGCACTACCGGCTGCTGCAGCCGGCGCTGGAACCGCAAGTCAAAGGGGACGTCGCATGA
- a CDS encoding PadR family transcriptional regulator, translating into MPEGIEIQLKKGVLDLCVLALLSQHDSYAYEIAARLADDIGMGEGTIYPLMRRLQAEGLVETYLEESPSGPSRKYYRLTEAGRASFTSQKAAWGSFSKAVETILGGAK; encoded by the coding sequence GTGCCCGAAGGCATCGAAATCCAGCTGAAGAAGGGCGTCCTCGACCTCTGCGTCCTGGCGCTGCTCTCCCAGCACGACAGCTACGCCTATGAGATCGCCGCGCGCCTCGCCGACGACATCGGCATGGGCGAAGGCACCATCTACCCGCTGATGCGGCGGCTGCAGGCCGAAGGCCTCGTCGAGACCTATCTCGAGGAGAGCCCGTCCGGACCGTCGCGCAAGTACTACCGGCTCACCGAAGCCGGCCGCGCGAGCTTCACCTCGCAGAAGGCGGCCTGGGGCTCGTTCTCCAAGGCCGTCGAAACCATCCTTGGAGGGGCGAAATGA